The following are encoded in a window of Paenibacillus polymyxa genomic DNA:
- a CDS encoding bifunctional glycosyltransferase/class I SAM-dependent methyltransferase, with translation MRILIGSPVHQKPEILSLFLQALERLEAPDVLPDYLFVDDNDNPTSSQWLADFSNRLPGRVLPLLTGSQQVENRSDEHTHYWPPALVWKVAGFKNRLIDYALQHNYDALFLVDSDLILHSRTLCKLVEAEKDIVSEIFWTRWQPEGPLLPQVWVSDEYNLFHREEGEVLSAEERAQRELHFIHQLHVPGLYEVGGLGACTLIRRRALEAGIHFGKIKNVSYWGEDRHFCIRAAAYGFPLFVDTHYPAMHLYREADRMKAEQLLFALKYFTTSGVHTDHSEHLAYLDHSDTSTNSPAFNRSASSSPSKFPEPPVIPYDLRESAVFAKYTADSFAVPQTFSGPRQSELHTPPVTKSKLTLTMTVYNEADRKLIDVLRSHREYIDEAVIIDDGSQDDSGELCREILKGIPLRLIRNETASFTNELELRKQQWRETLASSPEWILNMDADEMFESRFAQGVHSLLAGTKADTICFRLFDMWSSTHYRDDDYWQAHRYYHPFLIRYKEGFSYKWKEQSLHCGRFPENVLDLPSEISNYRIQHWGWYTPAIRMAKFQRYQLLDPSARYGWKEQYESILDPNPRLTLWVDQDNINVEKETAPEYEAAHQVNDMDVAEISSVQVIDNSDLQIKSETKDLLYSKCKLCGSSDTAVFHSYERFTLMGCGSCGLVFRNDVDHIRPEDMIAEIYNAKWVAMRDSAAASTYGDHALFGLMLLDMFSTGKGKLLEIGSGTGEFIHAALQAGWDAVGIEPSIDSRAYAKYKYDVDLLPGYWGDEAEEETQTQEAHEIQELNEKQEAEEDTDLPLDYKYEAVACWHVLEHIADPVAFLTDLREQLQPDGTIYITVPNKNSFTNEAYGVYSPLFTEEDHLYHYSEHTLALLLAKSGLRPVALFTRQLPSGLDALLQAHPLYGELTLTEQMGLLAKLQGEKRGHELCCVARVI, from the coding sequence ATGCGTATACTAATCGGTAGCCCGGTGCACCAGAAACCGGAAATATTGTCTTTGTTTCTTCAAGCTTTGGAGCGACTGGAGGCACCTGACGTGCTGCCGGATTATTTATTTGTCGATGATAATGACAATCCGACTTCAAGCCAATGGCTTGCCGATTTTTCCAATCGGTTGCCGGGCAGGGTTTTACCCTTGTTGACAGGCTCACAGCAAGTAGAGAATCGAAGTGATGAGCACACTCATTATTGGCCGCCTGCCCTCGTCTGGAAAGTGGCTGGCTTTAAAAATCGTCTTATTGATTATGCACTTCAACATAATTATGACGCGCTGTTTTTGGTCGATTCTGACCTGATTCTCCATTCCCGTACCTTATGTAAGCTGGTGGAGGCGGAGAAGGACATTGTATCTGAGATTTTCTGGACACGCTGGCAGCCGGAGGGGCCTCTATTGCCTCAGGTGTGGGTTAGTGATGAATATAATTTGTTCCATCGTGAAGAAGGCGAAGTGTTGTCGGCAGAGGAGCGAGCGCAACGCGAGTTGCATTTCATACACCAATTGCATGTTCCTGGTTTGTACGAAGTGGGTGGTCTAGGCGCTTGCACCCTAATCCGCAGACGTGCACTGGAAGCAGGGATTCACTTTGGTAAAATCAAAAACGTTTCCTATTGGGGAGAAGATCGACATTTCTGTATTCGGGCAGCTGCATATGGATTTCCACTTTTTGTGGATACACACTATCCGGCGATGCATCTGTACCGGGAAGCGGACCGAATGAAAGCAGAGCAGCTACTATTCGCCCTAAAGTATTTTACAACGAGTGGTGTTCATACGGACCATTCAGAACATTTAGCATATCTGGATCACTCCGATACTTCTACTAACTCTCCTGCCTTCAATCGTTCTGCATCATCAAGTCCCTCTAAGTTCCCTGAACCTCCTGTTATACCGTATGATCTCCGTGAGTCAGCTGTCTTTGCCAAGTACACTGCAGATTCTTTTGCTGTACCACAAACATTCTCTGGTCCACGACAAAGTGAACTTCATACGCCGCCTGTCACCAAATCCAAATTGACACTGACTATGACGGTATACAATGAGGCAGATCGCAAGCTCATTGACGTGCTGCGGAGTCATCGGGAATATATTGATGAAGCGGTCATTATTGATGATGGCAGTCAGGATGATAGCGGAGAGTTGTGCCGTGAGATCCTAAAGGGAATCCCACTGCGTTTAATACGCAATGAAACAGCTTCTTTTACCAATGAATTAGAGCTGCGTAAGCAGCAGTGGAGAGAGACGTTGGCTTCCTCTCCCGAATGGATATTAAACATGGACGCTGACGAAATGTTCGAATCCCGTTTTGCTCAAGGGGTACATTCGTTGTTAGCGGGAACGAAAGCCGATACGATTTGTTTCAGGTTGTTTGATATGTGGTCTTCCACGCATTACCGCGATGATGATTATTGGCAGGCTCATCGGTATTACCATCCTTTTTTGATTCGATATAAGGAAGGGTTCTCTTATAAATGGAAGGAGCAGTCCTTGCACTGTGGGAGATTTCCCGAAAATGTGCTTGACCTTCCCAGTGAAATCAGCAACTACCGCATCCAGCATTGGGGATGGTATACACCTGCTATTCGCATGGCCAAATTTCAGCGGTACCAGTTGCTTGATCCAAGTGCTCGTTATGGCTGGAAAGAGCAATATGAATCTATTTTGGACCCGAACCCCCGACTCACGCTCTGGGTGGATCAGGACAACATAAATGTAGAAAAAGAAACGGCACCAGAATATGAAGCTGCCCACCAGGTAAACGACATGGATGTTGCCGAGATTTCGAGTGTCCAGGTTATTGATAATTCCGATCTGCAAATAAAAAGTGAAACTAAGGACTTACTTTATAGTAAATGCAAACTGTGTGGCTCATCTGACACGGCAGTGTTTCATAGCTATGAACGCTTTACCTTGATGGGATGCGGTTCCTGCGGATTGGTTTTTCGTAATGATGTGGATCATATACGCCCAGAAGATATGATTGCAGAGATTTATAATGCCAAATGGGTTGCTATGCGGGATAGTGCAGCAGCATCAACTTATGGAGATCATGCCCTTTTTGGACTCATGCTGCTGGATATGTTCAGTACCGGTAAAGGGAAATTGCTTGAGATTGGATCAGGTACCGGAGAATTTATCCATGCTGCCCTTCAAGCCGGCTGGGATGCAGTGGGCATTGAACCTTCCATAGACTCGCGTGCTTACGCCAAATACAAATATGACGTGGATTTATTGCCGGGTTACTGGGGCGATGAAGCCGAAGAAGAAACTCAAACCCAAGAAGCACATGAAATACAGGAATTGAATGAAAAACAAGAAGCCGAAGAAGATACTGATTTACCACTGGATTACAAATACGAGGCCGTAGCATGCTGGCATGTGCTGGAGCATATTGCGGACCCAGTTGCATTTTTGACAGATTTACGCGAACAGCTTCAACCTGACGGGACGATCTATATTACGGTGCCCAACAAAAATTCGTTCACTAATGAGGCTTATGGCGTTTACTCGCCTTTATTTACGGAGGAAGATCATTTGTATCATTATTCTGAGCATACGCTTGCGCTCTTACTGGCAAAGTCCGGCTTGCGCCCGGTGGCTTTGTTCACCCGCCAGCTTCCCTCTGGTTTAGATGCCTTGCTGCAAGCCCATCCTTTGTACGGTGAGCTTACCCTTACGGAGCAAATGGGATTGTTAGCCAAACTTCAAGGCGAGAAACGGGGTCATGAACTGTGCTGTGTCGCAAGGGTAATTTAG
- a CDS encoding class I SAM-dependent methyltransferase codes for MNMSDPYLSRFFVYSDPNSSNMIYRLPQSWWSRPYEYEWCLQFMSGQDTVLDAACGIPHPFKFELARRCAQVYACDLDIRIVSVDAILAEVRRDIGEEAAERIQEILPVRLHSAHANLTALPYDDASFDKIVCISVLEHLTPDESLAALREFHRTLRDDGMLLLTFDYPTVDLSAMEQWIEQAGFSYWNGVDLKLPRGALHTDRWGGLYCFRTVLKKYKS; via the coding sequence ATGAACATGTCTGATCCGTATCTGTCTCGCTTTTTTGTATATTCTGACCCCAACTCCTCCAACATGATTTACAGACTCCCCCAAAGCTGGTGGAGTCGCCCCTATGAGTATGAGTGGTGTCTCCAATTTATGTCTGGGCAAGACACAGTACTGGACGCAGCATGTGGAATCCCTCATCCATTCAAATTTGAGTTGGCCCGACGTTGCGCTCAGGTCTATGCCTGCGATCTGGATATACGGATCGTTTCCGTGGATGCCATTTTGGCCGAGGTGCGGCGGGATATCGGAGAGGAGGCTGCCGAACGCATTCAGGAGATTTTACCAGTTCGTCTCCACTCTGCACATGCCAATCTGACGGCTCTACCCTATGATGATGCCAGTTTTGACAAAATTGTATGTATCTCGGTACTGGAGCATTTAACGCCTGATGAATCTTTGGCAGCCTTACGTGAATTTCACCGGACTTTACGGGATGACGGAATGCTTCTGCTGACGTTTGATTATCCTACAGTGGACTTATCAGCGATGGAGCAATGGATAGAGCAGGCGGGATTTTCGTATTGGAATGGTGTGGATCTCAAGCTTCCACGGGGTGCTTTACACACGGATAGGTGGGGCGGTCTGTATTGTTTTAGGACTGTTTTAAAAAAATATAAGAGTTAG
- a CDS encoding HAD hydrolase-like protein: MTDNYMNNAPVLKKPEAMVFDMDGTLFQTETLLLPAYHKLFDTLRAEGLYEGETPPEELILNSLGMLLDEIWRRVMPDASEAAHRRADELLLQLELEGLKSGSHALYPHVKETLQSLHEQGVRLFVASNGLEDYVKGIAAAYEMVPIFEGLYSAGEYSTLSKVNLLEILLSKHAISNVWMVGDRSSDVEAGKKNGQTVIGCAYAGFGVNDELKGSDAIITDFTQLLTLYKNAE, encoded by the coding sequence ATGACTGATAACTACATGAACAATGCACCTGTGTTGAAGAAACCTGAGGCTATGGTATTTGATATGGACGGTACACTTTTTCAGACGGAGACGCTATTGCTTCCTGCGTACCACAAGCTGTTTGATACGCTGCGCGCTGAAGGGCTTTATGAAGGAGAGACTCCTCCCGAGGAGCTTATTTTGAATAGTTTGGGTATGTTGCTGGATGAAATCTGGAGAAGAGTGATGCCGGATGCCAGCGAAGCGGCCCACAGAAGAGCGGACGAGCTGCTGCTTCAGCTGGAGCTGGAGGGATTGAAGAGCGGAAGTCATGCCCTGTATCCACATGTAAAAGAAACACTCCAGTCCCTTCATGAGCAAGGTGTCCGATTGTTCGTAGCCAGTAATGGCCTGGAGGATTATGTAAAAGGGATCGCTGCTGCGTATGAAATGGTTCCCATTTTTGAAGGACTGTACAGCGCTGGGGAGTACAGCACGCTTTCCAAAGTGAATTTGCTGGAAATTCTGTTGAGCAAGCACGCTATTTCGAATGTATGGATGGTAGGAGATCGCTCCTCAGATGTGGAAGCAGGCAAAAAGAACGGACAGACGGTGATCGGTTGTGCTTATGCTGGATTTGGCGTGAACGATGAGTTGAAGGGGTCTGATGCGATTATTACGGACTTTACGCAACTGCTTACACTTTATAAAAACGCCGAGTAA